One stretch of Corallococcus exiguus DNA includes these proteins:
- a CDS encoding MlaE family ABC transporter permease has product MTTETPSKPNRFTGAFTQSVEGLGKGIIDVISSIGGVVALGLDVFRWSVRRPFRLNNLFTQLDFVGVGSIFIVGLTGTFTGMVFALQTSTAFALFDAESLVGPTVALTLTRELASVFAALMVTMRAGSAMCTELGTMRVTEQVDALETMAVNPVQYLLVPRVLAGLFMVPALTMLFNTTGMSGAYVVAVFGLGISPGTFLSRTQQWMAPADIYEGLLKGAIFGLSVALICCYKGFNASGGAKGVGQATTEAMVSSALAIFILDFIVGMLMH; this is encoded by the coding sequence ATGACCACCGAGACCCCCAGCAAACCCAACCGGTTCACCGGCGCCTTCACCCAGTCGGTGGAGGGCCTCGGCAAGGGCATCATCGACGTCATCAGCAGCATTGGCGGCGTGGTCGCGCTGGGCCTGGACGTCTTCCGCTGGAGCGTGCGCCGCCCGTTCCGGCTGAATAACCTCTTCACCCAGCTGGACTTCGTGGGCGTGGGCTCCATCTTCATCGTGGGGCTCACCGGCACCTTCACCGGCATGGTGTTCGCCCTCCAGACGTCCACCGCGTTCGCCCTGTTCGACGCGGAGAGCCTCGTGGGCCCCACCGTGGCCCTCACGCTCACGCGTGAACTGGCCTCCGTGTTCGCCGCGCTGATGGTCACCATGCGCGCCGGCTCCGCCATGTGCACGGAGCTGGGCACCATGCGCGTCACCGAGCAGGTGGACGCGCTGGAGACCATGGCCGTCAACCCGGTGCAGTACCTGCTGGTGCCCCGGGTGCTCGCGGGCCTGTTCATGGTCCCCGCGCTCACCATGCTCTTCAACACCACGGGCATGTCGGGCGCCTACGTGGTCGCCGTCTTCGGCCTGGGCATCTCCCCCGGCACGTTCCTGTCACGCACCCAGCAGTGGATGGCGCCAGCGGACATCTACGAGGGCCTGCTCAAGGGCGCCATCTTCGGCCTCTCCGTGGCCCTCATCTGTTGTTACAAGGGCTTCAACGCGTCCGGCGGCGCCAAGGGCGTGGGCCAGGCCACCACGGAGGCCATGGTGTCGAGCGCGCTGGCCATCTTCATCCTCGACTTCATCGTCGGCATGTTGATGCACTGA
- a CDS encoding M16 family metallopeptidase — MASRKIAKVKNTVRKAAKAVRKQATAARKKVAQVKKAVPARAKKLVKAATAPKSAATGELKLPALHESTTSTGLRVIAAERGPLPLVSVRLVMRAGGVWDPQGKDGLADFTARLLRRGTKRMDADGISEAIEFVGASLYAGVNEDVLSVYLTTPAEHFSAMLDVLGQVMREPTFPEKEVVDARERALAQFANDLDDPSSIADRAFTRAIWGDHPYGRDLGGNKRTVSTFTRDDLVRFHAECMGPRISLLTVVGAIDPATVAAEAERAFAGWTGGPDADPMLPRKQEPLAKAGTVLLVDKPDQTQSQVRLGGPGFWLGHEDYFPATAMNIALGGGFTSRLMNEIRVNRGLTYGVSSYFDTMSAGGIFALSTFTKTASTRVIIDVALKEIHGVRDGGLKPRELKDAQSYLAGLYPLRTETNESVASVIADMRMHGLGDDWVEKFRDRLRAVTPKDVAAASKKYAFADRPVIVVLGKASEVKPLLEGLGPITVVPASDYE; from the coding sequence ATGGCCTCCCGAAAGATCGCCAAAGTGAAGAACACCGTCCGCAAGGCCGCCAAGGCCGTGCGCAAGCAGGCCACCGCCGCGCGCAAGAAGGTCGCGCAGGTGAAGAAGGCCGTGCCGGCCCGAGCCAAGAAGCTGGTGAAGGCCGCGACGGCGCCGAAGTCCGCCGCCACCGGCGAGCTGAAGCTGCCCGCGCTGCATGAGAGCACCACGTCCACGGGCCTGAGGGTCATCGCCGCCGAGCGCGGGCCGCTGCCGCTGGTCTCCGTGCGGCTGGTGATGCGCGCGGGCGGCGTGTGGGATCCGCAGGGCAAGGACGGCCTGGCGGACTTCACCGCGCGCCTGCTGCGCCGGGGCACGAAGCGCATGGACGCGGATGGCATCAGTGAAGCCATCGAGTTCGTGGGCGCCAGCCTCTACGCGGGCGTCAACGAGGACGTGCTGTCCGTCTACCTCACCACGCCGGCGGAGCACTTCTCCGCGATGCTGGACGTGCTGGGGCAGGTGATGCGCGAGCCCACGTTCCCGGAGAAGGAGGTCGTCGACGCCCGGGAGCGCGCGCTGGCGCAGTTCGCCAACGACCTGGATGATCCGTCCTCCATCGCGGACCGCGCCTTCACGCGCGCCATCTGGGGTGACCATCCGTACGGGCGCGACCTGGGCGGCAACAAGCGCACCGTGTCCACCTTCACCCGCGACGACCTGGTCCGCTTCCACGCCGAGTGCATGGGGCCCCGGATCTCCCTGCTCACGGTGGTGGGCGCCATCGACCCGGCGACCGTGGCCGCGGAGGCCGAGCGCGCCTTCGCCGGCTGGACGGGCGGCCCCGACGCGGACCCGATGCTGCCCCGCAAGCAGGAGCCGCTGGCGAAGGCCGGGACGGTGCTGCTGGTGGACAAGCCGGACCAGACGCAGTCCCAGGTGCGCCTGGGCGGCCCCGGCTTCTGGCTGGGCCACGAGGACTACTTCCCGGCCACGGCGATGAACATCGCGCTGGGCGGAGGCTTCACGTCGCGGCTGATGAACGAGATCCGCGTCAACCGGGGCCTCACCTACGGCGTCAGCTCCTACTTCGACACGATGAGCGCGGGCGGCATCTTCGCGCTGTCCACGTTCACGAAGACGGCGTCCACGCGGGTGATCATCGACGTGGCGCTGAAGGAGATCCACGGCGTGCGCGACGGCGGCCTCAAGCCCCGCGAGCTGAAGGACGCCCAGAGCTACCTGGCCGGCCTGTATCCGCTGCGCACGGAGACCAACGAGTCCGTGGCCTCCGTCATCGCGGACATGCGCATGCACGGTCTGGGCGATGACTGGGTGGAGAAGTTCCGCGACCGGCTGCGCGCGGTGACGCCCAAGGACGTGGCCGCGGCGTCGAAGAAGTACGCGTTCGCGGACCGGCCCGTTATCGTCGTGCTGGGCAAGGCGTCGGAGGTCAAGCCGCTGCTGGAAGGGCTGGGTCCCATCACCGTCGTGCCGGCGTCGGACTACGAATGA
- a CDS encoding RluA family pseudouridine synthase, with product MSGDVPRVLFEGAGVMVVDKPAGVLVIPGREGGASLRDTLEAHLGRKVYVVHRLDRDTSGALVFALDADVHRALSQAFEAGKVRKRYRALVEGRLEAPQMVDAPLVAGRKGRMRVAKPEEPDAKPSRTRVRPVETFASASLVEAEPLTGRTHQIRVHLLSLGHPLLVDHQYGREAPLTEGDLGGQGAQEVLTRTPLHAARVEWPALPGLPARGVDAPLPADMQRTLELLRAAG from the coding sequence ATGAGCGGTGACGTTCCCCGCGTCCTCTTCGAGGGCGCGGGCGTGATGGTGGTGGACAAGCCGGCCGGGGTGCTCGTCATCCCCGGCCGCGAGGGCGGCGCGTCCCTGCGCGACACGCTGGAAGCCCACCTGGGCCGCAAGGTCTACGTGGTGCACCGGTTGGATCGCGACACGTCCGGCGCGCTGGTGTTCGCGCTGGACGCGGACGTGCACCGCGCGCTGTCCCAGGCCTTCGAGGCGGGCAAGGTGCGCAAGCGCTACCGCGCCCTGGTGGAGGGCCGGCTGGAGGCGCCCCAGATGGTGGACGCGCCGCTCGTCGCCGGCCGCAAGGGGCGCATGCGCGTGGCGAAGCCGGAGGAGCCGGACGCGAAGCCATCACGCACGAGGGTGCGCCCGGTGGAGACCTTCGCGAGCGCGTCGCTGGTGGAGGCGGAGCCGCTGACGGGCCGCACGCATCAGATCCGCGTGCACCTGCTGTCCCTGGGGCATCCGCTGCTCGTGGACCACCAGTACGGCAGGGAGGCTCCACTCACGGAAGGCGACCTGGGAGGGCAGGGGGCCCAGGAGGTGCTGACCCGGACGCCGCTGCATGCGGCTCGCGTGGAGTGGCCCGCGTTGCCCGGGCTGCCAGCGCGCGGAGTGGATGCGCCGCTGCCCGCGGACATGCAGCGCACGTTGGAGTTGCTGCGCGCGGCGGGGTGA
- a CDS encoding M16 family metallopeptidase: MSKASPRSTAVRAVDPTLAALFDVHEATLPNGLKVRLLANHQAPVVSLYTFFQVGSRNERPGITGISHLFEHMMFNGAKKYGPKMFDKTLESNGGRSNAYTSNDMTVYYDDFSADALETVLDLESDRMRSLRISDQTLASERQVVMEERRVRVDNEIPGMMDEELGTLVYKAHAYRWPVIGWMADIENITRDDCQEYFRTYYAPNNAVLYIVGDIDPKKTLALVKRYYGNIPRGPSPASVLNAEPEQKGERRAVVRHPAQSPSVMIGYRGPAASNEDTLVLDVVQYILTKGEGSRLVKSLVYDQKAAVSVMLDWSWRIDPGTILFYLELKPDSEAAKVEALLYAELEKLAREGVTEKELQKAKNNLRADHLRELSTNSGRGHALGHYEALLGDWREGLSLPTFYASVTAEQVKAVAAKYFAPERRSVVTLHPEAGAEEAGDEAAEA, from the coding sequence ATGTCCAAGGCATCCCCGCGGTCCACCGCGGTGCGCGCGGTGGACCCCACGCTCGCCGCACTCTTCGACGTTCACGAGGCAACCCTGCCCAACGGCCTCAAGGTCCGCCTGCTGGCGAACCATCAGGCCCCGGTGGTCAGCCTCTACACCTTCTTCCAGGTGGGCAGCCGCAACGAGCGGCCCGGCATCACCGGCATCAGCCACCTGTTCGAACACATGATGTTCAACGGGGCGAAGAAGTACGGCCCCAAGATGTTCGATAAGACGCTGGAGTCCAACGGCGGCCGCTCCAACGCGTACACGTCCAATGACATGACCGTGTACTACGACGACTTCAGCGCGGACGCGCTGGAGACGGTGCTCGACCTGGAGTCGGACCGGATGCGCTCGCTGCGCATCTCCGACCAGACGCTGGCCAGCGAGCGCCAGGTCGTGATGGAGGAGCGCCGCGTCCGCGTGGACAACGAAATCCCCGGCATGATGGACGAGGAGCTGGGCACGCTCGTCTACAAGGCGCACGCGTACCGTTGGCCCGTCATCGGGTGGATGGCGGACATCGAGAACATCACGCGTGACGACTGCCAGGAGTACTTCCGCACGTACTACGCGCCCAACAACGCGGTGCTCTACATCGTCGGGGACATCGACCCGAAGAAGACGCTCGCGCTGGTGAAGCGCTACTACGGCAACATCCCGCGCGGCCCCTCGCCCGCGTCGGTGCTCAACGCGGAGCCGGAGCAGAAGGGCGAGCGCCGCGCCGTGGTGCGCCACCCCGCGCAGTCGCCGTCCGTGATGATCGGCTACCGCGGACCCGCCGCCAGCAACGAGGACACGCTGGTGCTGGACGTGGTCCAGTACATCCTCACCAAGGGCGAGGGCAGCCGGCTGGTGAAGTCCCTCGTGTACGACCAGAAGGCCGCCGTGTCGGTGATGCTCGACTGGAGCTGGCGCATCGACCCGGGGACCATCCTGTTCTACCTGGAGCTCAAGCCGGACTCCGAAGCCGCGAAGGTGGAGGCCCTGCTGTACGCGGAGCTGGAGAAGCTGGCGCGCGAGGGCGTCACCGAGAAGGAGCTGCAGAAGGCGAAGAACAACCTGCGCGCGGACCACCTGCGGGAGCTGTCCACCAACAGCGGCCGGGGCCACGCCCTGGGCCACTACGAGGCCCTGCTGGGCGACTGGCGCGAGGGCCTGTCCCTGCCGACCTTCTACGCGTCCGTCACGGCGGAGCAGGTGAAGGCCGTGGCCGCGAAGTACTTCGCCCCCGAGCGCCGCTCGGTGGTCACCCTCCATCCCGAAGCCGGCGCTGAAGAGGCCGGTGACGAAGCGGCGGAGGCGTAA
- a CDS encoding response regulator, with product MERTRIFVVEDQPQLLKNLVKVLGTFPELEVVGTSQDGEQAVDDIVRERPQLVLLDLELPSLNGIQVTQKVKRRAPEVEILILTSFEDEQKVYEAIQAGASGYLVKRVGPEKIRSGIQEVMDGGTVLEPIIARRFWNYFQSIQARPAQKPAELPWGLTDVELDVLRYVAKGLSNAEVGRVMTLERRTVRTHLSHIYRKMGVNSHVDAVVMALRQGVVDL from the coding sequence GTGGAGCGCACGCGCATCTTCGTCGTCGAGGACCAGCCCCAGCTCCTGAAGAACCTGGTCAAGGTGCTGGGCACCTTTCCGGAACTGGAGGTCGTGGGCACCTCCCAGGATGGCGAGCAGGCGGTGGACGACATCGTCCGCGAACGCCCGCAGCTCGTCCTGCTGGACCTGGAGCTCCCCAGCCTCAACGGCATCCAGGTGACCCAGAAGGTCAAGCGCCGCGCCCCGGAGGTGGAGATCCTCATCCTCACGTCCTTCGAGGACGAGCAGAAGGTCTACGAGGCCATCCAGGCGGGCGCGTCCGGCTACCTGGTGAAGCGGGTGGGGCCGGAGAAGATCCGCTCCGGCATCCAGGAGGTCATGGACGGGGGCACCGTGCTGGAGCCCATCATCGCCCGGCGCTTCTGGAACTACTTCCAGTCCATCCAAGCCAGGCCCGCCCAGAAGCCCGCCGAGCTGCCCTGGGGTCTGACGGACGTGGAGCTGGACGTCCTTCGCTACGTGGCCAAGGGCCTGTCCAACGCGGAGGTGGGGCGGGTGATGACGCTGGAGCGGCGCACGGTGCGCACGCACCTGTCGCATATCTACCGGAAGATGGGCGTCAACTCCCATGTGGACGCGGTGGTGATGGCCCTGCGTCAAGGTGTCGTGGATCTCTAG
- a CDS encoding serine/threonine protein kinase, whose amino-acid sequence MSGTYRLIGRTEAGDLAELYESLLLPSIPVAVKLFLPRTSDPAYARSLAETVRLLQPVRHPGLLHVVDVGFVRQRLAVVREDVDGFTLGVALQRLNTKEVLLPPTVALSIVIQLLETVQLAHDAGVVHGAITPGNVLLARDGFPAICDFGALQALLSVPQLKRTFAHRGRSAYRAPEVTRGETPTEASDVYSLGAIAYELLTLREAVVPGSGVSTRREALPPPSRLDRRINSRLDPSIMRALDPAPQRRFRSCGEFAQALRNFLSAGGGLPGAEEVARFVSELFPNEVSIAAPGPVPFAEPFQLEAVSGAEMEDLHAEEYEASIVQRAPYSRAPTEKEASAETQEAAPGFEEFRPEDYASDDDAPLDDEPEPAGEVRSTELSPAGPLEQGWDAPPGVLAQKSRRPDSPASARAGRNPRVKVIEDFSGPPLGDDEPPVPTGRRAAMRPGPALGDDEPPVPTGRRAAMRPAQSPGAEEEPPKRPALRPAKGAGGRAPGQETAILPAGGGAPSAPAAADVTVLRQQSRGRAEATEALPAEPRSERRMAPPKAEGRVRSDMAEPAPSDRHLPVHQRFDTVETPRVDAVAAGTRRKRLLFIAGGIALVGLFMFAVAAWRLGLEQVQEPELPRYDPNAPAANGTQTPPANPSALKPIAPPPPAPPANPGARDIEDEDVDEDTAEPGVPPKNQRAFLTLRTNLPANVFIDGAKVRRATPLLNYPVRAGTRDIRVVAISTGEQKDFQLRFSRGQHQKLDEQFQPPPTRR is encoded by the coding sequence ATGAGCGGGACGTACCGGCTCATTGGCCGCACGGAGGCAGGGGACCTCGCGGAGCTGTACGAATCCCTGCTGCTGCCCTCCATCCCCGTCGCGGTGAAGCTCTTCCTGCCGCGGACCTCCGACCCCGCCTATGCCCGTTCGCTGGCGGAGACGGTGCGGCTGCTCCAGCCCGTGCGCCACCCGGGCCTCCTCCACGTCGTGGACGTGGGCTTCGTGCGCCAGCGGCTCGCCGTGGTGCGCGAGGACGTGGACGGCTTCACGCTGGGCGTCGCGCTCCAGCGCCTCAATACGAAAGAGGTGCTGCTGCCGCCCACGGTGGCGCTGTCCATCGTCATCCAGCTGTTGGAGACCGTGCAGCTCGCGCACGACGCGGGCGTCGTCCACGGCGCCATCACCCCTGGCAACGTGCTCCTGGCCCGCGACGGCTTCCCGGCCATCTGCGACTTTGGCGCGCTCCAGGCGCTCCTGTCCGTGCCCCAGCTCAAGCGCACGTTCGCGCACCGGGGCCGCAGCGCGTACCGGGCGCCGGAAGTCACCCGCGGGGAGACGCCCACGGAGGCGTCCGACGTGTACTCGCTGGGCGCCATCGCGTACGAGCTGCTCACCCTGCGCGAGGCCGTGGTGCCGGGCAGCGGCGTGAGCACCCGCCGCGAGGCGCTGCCTCCTCCCAGCCGGTTGGATCGGCGGATCAACTCGCGGTTGGATCCGTCGATCATGCGCGCGTTGGATCCGGCGCCCCAGCGGCGCTTCCGCTCGTGCGGCGAGTTCGCCCAGGCCCTGCGTAACTTCCTCTCCGCGGGCGGTGGTCTGCCCGGCGCGGAGGAGGTGGCGCGCTTCGTGTCGGAGCTGTTCCCCAACGAGGTGAGCATCGCGGCCCCCGGGCCCGTCCCGTTCGCCGAGCCATTTCAACTGGAGGCCGTCTCCGGCGCGGAGATGGAGGACCTGCACGCGGAGGAGTACGAGGCCTCCATCGTCCAGCGCGCGCCGTACAGCCGCGCGCCCACGGAGAAGGAGGCGTCCGCCGAGACGCAGGAGGCCGCGCCCGGCTTCGAGGAGTTCCGTCCTGAGGACTACGCGTCGGATGACGACGCCCCCCTGGACGACGAGCCCGAGCCGGCAGGTGAAGTGCGGAGCACCGAACTTTCGCCCGCGGGGCCGTTGGAGCAGGGCTGGGACGCACCGCCCGGTGTGCTCGCGCAGAAGTCCCGCCGCCCGGACAGCCCGGCGTCAGCGCGCGCGGGACGCAATCCTCGCGTGAAGGTCATCGAGGACTTCTCCGGACCGCCGCTCGGGGACGACGAACCGCCCGTGCCCACCGGCCGCCGCGCCGCCATGCGCCCCGGGCCGGCCCTCGGGGACGACGAACCGCCTGTGCCTACCGGCCGTCGCGCCGCCATGCGTCCCGCCCAGTCCCCGGGAGCGGAAGAAGAACCGCCGAAGCGCCCGGCCCTGCGCCCCGCGAAGGGGGCCGGGGGCAGGGCTCCCGGCCAGGAGACGGCGATCCTTCCTGCTGGCGGTGGCGCACCTTCGGCACCTGCTGCCGCTGACGTGACCGTGCTCCGCCAGCAGAGCCGGGGCCGCGCAGAAGCCACTGAAGCCCTTCCCGCCGAACCCCGCTCGGAGCGCCGCATGGCTCCTCCAAAGGCGGAAGGCCGCGTGCGCTCCGACATGGCGGAGCCCGCGCCGTCAGACCGGCACCTGCCGGTGCACCAGCGCTTCGACACGGTGGAGACGCCGCGCGTGGACGCGGTGGCCGCCGGCACCCGCCGCAAGCGACTGCTCTTCATCGCGGGCGGTATCGCCCTGGTGGGCCTGTTCATGTTCGCCGTCGCCGCGTGGCGGCTGGGCCTGGAGCAGGTGCAGGAACCGGAGCTGCCCCGCTACGACCCGAACGCCCCCGCGGCGAACGGCACGCAGACGCCGCCCGCGAACCCGTCCGCGCTCAAGCCCATCGCGCCTCCACCGCCCGCGCCGCCGGCCAACCCGGGCGCGCGGGACATCGAGGACGAGGACGTGGACGAGGACACCGCCGAGCCCGGCGTTCCTCCCAAGAACCAGCGCGCGTTCCTCACGCTGCGCACGAACCTGCCGGCGAACGTCTTCATCGACGGGGCGAAGGTGCGCCGCGCGACGCCGCTGCTGAACTACCCGGTCCGCGCGGGCACTCGCGACATCCGCGTGGTGGCCATCTCCACCGGTGAGCAGAAGGACTTCCAGCTCCGCTTCTCGCGGGGCCAGCACCAGAAGCTGGACGAACAGTTCCAGCCTCCCCCCACCAGGCGGTGA
- a CDS encoding ABC transporter ATP-binding protein, with product MIDIVDLHKTFAGNKVLTGINLTVPAGSTCVILGGSGSGKTVLMKHMIGLLKPDSGQVIIDGQDIVPMSVEGLQQVRRSFGMVFQAAALFDSMTVFENVAFPLRQHTSLPEDAIREQVRKRLDLMGLKREVEGRFPADLSGGMRKRVGLARAVVLDPKVVLYDEPTTGLDPITTDSVDDMILTAQKELGVTSVVISHDIASAFNVANQIAFLSKGVIVEHGSPEQLRASQHPAVQVFLQTWFGKN from the coding sequence ATGATCGACATCGTGGACCTGCACAAGACGTTCGCGGGCAACAAGGTCCTCACCGGCATCAACCTCACCGTGCCCGCGGGCAGCACCTGCGTCATCCTGGGCGGCTCCGGCTCCGGCAAGACGGTGTTGATGAAGCACATGATCGGCCTGCTCAAGCCGGACAGCGGCCAGGTCATCATCGACGGGCAGGACATCGTCCCCATGAGCGTGGAGGGGCTGCAGCAGGTGCGCCGCAGCTTCGGCATGGTGTTCCAGGCCGCCGCGCTCTTCGACTCCATGACGGTGTTCGAGAACGTCGCCTTCCCCCTGCGTCAGCACACGTCGCTGCCGGAAGACGCCATCCGCGAGCAGGTGCGCAAGCGCCTGGACCTCATGGGCCTCAAGCGCGAGGTGGAGGGCCGCTTCCCCGCGGACCTGTCCGGCGGCATGCGCAAGCGCGTGGGCCTGGCGCGCGCCGTGGTGCTGGACCCCAAGGTCGTCCTCTACGACGAGCCCACCACCGGCCTGGATCCCATCACCACGGACTCCGTGGACGACATGATCCTCACCGCGCAGAAGGAGTTGGGCGTCACCAGCGTGGTCATCAGCCACGACATCGCGTCCGCCTTCAACGTGGCCAACCAGATCGCCTTCCTGTCCAAGGGCGTCATCGTGGAGCACGGTTCGCCGGAGCAGCTGCGGGCGTCCCAGCACCCGGCCGTCCAGGTCTTCCTCCAGACCTGGTTCGGCAAGAACTAG